Proteins encoded by one window of Moorella humiferrea:
- a CDS encoding Hsp20/alpha crystallin family protein, translated as MLQPQGQWFVPGMTSPGWMAAPADMLVPPVDVLESDHDLIYIFAVPGARPEDVRVEVRQQALEIEGTVAAPDAGRYVYRYQEWPVGRFYRLLPLPPELDGEKAAASFDRGLLMVRFPKTNRGRQIAVNVQSPEQNPSPGQGHLI; from the coding sequence ATGCTCCAACCACAGGGACAGTGGTTCGTCCCGGGAATGACGTCGCCTGGATGGATGGCGGCCCCGGCTGATATGCTGGTACCACCTGTAGACGTCCTGGAAAGCGATCATGATTTAATTTACATATTTGCCGTACCCGGAGCCCGGCCGGAAGACGTCCGCGTGGAAGTTCGTCAGCAGGCCCTGGAGATAGAAGGTACTGTTGCCGCCCCTGACGCCGGCCGCTATGTCTACCGCTATCAGGAATGGCCGGTAGGTAGGTTTTACCGCCTTCTCCCCCTGCCGCCGGAATTAGATGGGGAAAAAGCGGCGGCCAGCTTCGACCGCGGGCTCTTGATGGTACGTTTCCCCAAAACGAATCGCGGTAGACAAATAGCCGTAAACGTACAGTCGCCGGAACAAAATCCTTCTCCGGGGCAAGGACATTTAATTTAA